The Fructilactobacillus ixorae genome has a window encoding:
- the rbsU gene encoding ribose/proton symporter RbsU: MSALALLIGIVPVIGWGFFPTVSSKIGGKPANQILGATIGALIVAFVVFLVTGCGFPTGWNLVFGILSGCGWGFGQIMAFKGYTLIGSSRVMPITTAFQLIVTALWGAFALGSWPGVTNKVIGMIALIVIIIGATLTTWNENKENTNVAALRKAIIYQLVGVIGYWLYSAAPQIENLKWAQGFVPRTTPMSGLQAFLPQAIGMVLVAVIYGITLLKQENVFKQATSYKQIIAGFFFGIAALAYLVAAQPVEKGGLGLSTAFVVSQVSVVIATLTGIYMLGQHKTHKEMVATLIGLALIIVAAAVTAFLN; this comes from the coding sequence ATGAGTGCATTAGCGTTATTAATCGGGATTGTTCCCGTAATCGGTTGGGGATTCTTCCCCACGGTCTCCTCAAAAATTGGTGGGAAGCCTGCTAACCAAATTTTAGGGGCGACCATCGGAGCCTTGATTGTGGCTTTCGTCGTTTTCTTAGTAACTGGCTGTGGGTTTCCCACGGGCTGGAACTTAGTCTTTGGAATTCTGTCTGGTTGTGGCTGGGGTTTTGGTCAAATTATGGCCTTTAAGGGATACACCTTGATTGGATCATCCCGGGTAATGCCGATTACCACGGCCTTTCAATTAATCGTAACGGCGCTCTGGGGGGCTTTTGCGCTGGGTAGTTGGCCTGGAGTTACAAACAAGGTCATCGGTATGATTGCGCTGATCGTAATTATCATTGGGGCCACCCTTACCACGTGGAATGAAAACAAGGAAAACACTAATGTCGCAGCGCTGCGCAAAGCCATCATTTACCAACTGGTTGGGGTAATTGGGTACTGGTTGTACTCTGCTGCACCACAGATTGAAAATCTGAAGTGGGCGCAGGGCTTTGTTCCCCGGACTACTCCAATGAGTGGGTTACAAGCCTTCTTGCCACAAGCAATCGGGATGGTATTAGTTGCTGTAATTTACGGCATCACCTTGTTGAAGCAGGAAAACGTCTTTAAGCAAGCAACCTCGTACAAGCAAATTATTGCTGGGTTCTTCTTTGGAATCGCAGCCCTTGCTTACTTAGTGGCTGCTCAACCAGTCGAAAAGGGTGGTTTAGGTTTGTCAACGGCCTTCGTAGTTTCTCAAGTTAGTGTCGTCATCGCAACCCTGACGGGAATTTACATGTTAGGTCAACACAAGACCCACAAGGAAATGGTGGCAACTTTAATTGGATTAGCGTTAATTATTGTTGCCGCTGCCGTAACCGCATTCTTAAACTAA
- the glpK gene encoding glycerol kinase GlpK codes for MNATSKYVLAIDQGSTSTRAVLYDHAGRKVIASTQPLRQLRPHPGWVEQDPDEIWSSVLAAIANALIDGRIHPDEIHSLGITNQRETVVVWDKQTGKPIYHAIGWLSNQTAELARQLQAAGYQALIQEKTGLVLDAYFSATKLRWILDHVPGAQERAERGELLAGTIDTWLAWKLSDGKCHVTDYTNASRTMLYNIHRLEWDDDLLALLRIPRQLLPAVRASDERYGTTENYQFYGVSVPIAGIIGDQQAALLGSLSLEPGMVETTYGDGAFVMMNSGKTPATSKHLLTTIAYGLDGKITYALEGSIFTAGSALVWLKDQVGLIQSVPESRLAAQQSTNQNEVYFVPALTGLGAPYWNPTTRGAWFGLTRGTTKEDLVKATLQATAYRTCDIVETMEQDTGLAISQLSAAGGASRNSYLMQFQADLLHRQVLRTNDAEITAFGAAALSGVATGFWADWAEVKAIYQAGKAFVPDLPAEERTRLYSGWQRAVRAASVFQPTPRPQENL; via the coding sequence ACCCGGGCCGTGCTGTATGATCACGCCGGCCGCAAGGTGATTGCCAGTACGCAACCCCTCCGCCAACTGCGCCCCCATCCGGGGTGGGTGGAACAGGATCCAGATGAAATCTGGAGCTCGGTGTTAGCTGCGATTGCCAATGCGTTGATTGATGGGCGGATTCATCCCGATGAAATTCATTCACTTGGGATTACCAACCAACGAGAAACCGTGGTGGTGTGGGACAAACAGACCGGAAAACCGATCTATCATGCGATCGGCTGGCTTTCAAATCAGACGGCGGAGCTCGCCCGCCAGTTGCAAGCCGCGGGTTATCAAGCCCTGATTCAGGAAAAGACGGGGTTAGTGCTCGATGCTTACTTTTCAGCCACCAAGCTTCGCTGGATTTTAGACCACGTTCCGGGCGCCCAAGAACGGGCCGAACGGGGCGAACTGTTAGCGGGGACCATCGATACGTGGTTGGCTTGGAAGTTATCCGATGGTAAGTGCCACGTGACTGACTATACCAATGCCAGCCGCACGATGCTGTATAACATTCATCGGTTGGAGTGGGATGACGACCTGTTAGCATTGCTGCGGATTCCCCGCCAACTACTTCCCGCCGTCCGGGCTTCAGATGAACGGTACGGGACAACGGAGAACTATCAGTTTTACGGTGTCTCGGTGCCGATTGCGGGGATCATTGGGGATCAACAGGCGGCCCTCTTAGGGTCGTTGAGTTTGGAACCCGGAATGGTGGAAACTACCTACGGGGACGGGGCCTTTGTCATGATGAACAGTGGGAAAACCCCAGCGACCTCGAAGCACTTGTTAACCACGATTGCCTACGGGTTGGATGGAAAAATTACCTATGCGTTAGAAGGAAGCATTTTCACCGCTGGTAGTGCCTTGGTGTGGCTCAAAGACCAGGTCGGGTTAATTCAAAGCGTCCCCGAATCACGCCTAGCGGCACAACAATCGACTAATCAGAATGAGGTGTACTTTGTTCCCGCCCTAACTGGCTTAGGAGCTCCGTACTGGAATCCGACTACCCGGGGGGCCTGGTTTGGTTTGACCCGGGGGACCACCAAGGAGGACCTGGTCAAGGCCACCTTGCAGGCGACCGCCTACCGTACCTGTGACATTGTAGAAACCATGGAACAGGATACTGGGTTAGCAATTTCCCAGTTAAGTGCGGCCGGTGGAGCCAGTCGGAATAGCTACTTAATGCAATTTCAAGCGGATCTGTTGCACCGCCAGGTACTGCGGACTAACGATGCAGAAATTACGGCGTTTGGCGCCGCGGCGTTATCAGGGGTTGCGACTGGGTTTTGGGCAGATTGGGCGGAAGTAAAAGCGATTTATCAAGCGGGGAAAGCGTTTGTCCCAGACCTGCCCGCTGAAGAGCGCACCCGCTTGTATTCTGGGTGGCAGCGTGCCGTCCGAGCGGCCTCCGTCTTTCAGCCAACTCCGCGTCCCCAAGAAAATTTGTGA